The window tctgacatgtgtactttgtatgTACACAATGTTTTTTTGCTTATATGTACTTGCAATTACAGCaatacacataccaaaaaataGAACAATCTAAATTAATTGACCTAGCACTATTTGAAAGACCTAAAGATTTTTTGGCATTATGTGTATATTGGTACTGACTTTTCTTTGCATACATTCTGGGATTATAAATATGAAGTGTGTGAGAAAGAATGATTAGTGACACCGTGATTTTCTCTATTGAGTTGGCTTTGGCTGGGTCCTTATATAACAAATGATGGAGGACTTCTTGGGAATGAAAGAAATAATATCCATATGGAACACTCCAATCCAATTgttcttgtaacaccagaagaattattattgatatagcTACTATTTTGTTCATAGGTATACTTATTACTTACTGCTAATGTTACCAGACTGAAGCATATCTATATTTCacttagtatatttttttttttgatctaactattaaataaaaataccagaCAAGTGCCAGTTGGACTCGCCCACTGAAGCTTAGGTACTATCTAAAAAATCTCACAAGAAGGTGTGTGTCCACATACCGgaccaaacacctggggtcacagAAAATTCTTCTCAAGGTGAGATAAGAGGTTTGATAAACTTCCTTGAGGTGTTGGGATTGCAGGATTAGCCACTCCACCAAAATAGGCACCCTGTAGTTATCTGATAGAAACCCCTTGATTACCTCTAAGAGCACTGCAATTTTCATTCTGTAATAATGTGGTCATTGTCCTATTGAAATTAActgaaagtaaatatttaagtatctCAGTTGCCTAACAAcagtcaaaaataaatacatccaatataattatttatttatttgtaaattttttgtcATTTCCAGCACTTCCTTATAAGGAGGATTTATTGGACTTTGTACAGGTTCCTTGTACTCATATGTTGTTTGACCTTCTAATAAAAGAGGATATGAGGTATCAGAATCATAAGCACTAAGATCACCACATGCATTAAATGGTACAATAAATCTATTAACACCAGTGAACTCGTTGAAATCACAATATTTATGATCTAACAAAGGGTTCGCCATAGTAGGGGTATAACCTGGGGGAGGCGTATAATTTTGACACACAACAAACGCTTCAATGCTAGAATTTCTTGAGCTTCGTGGTTTACTAACAGTCACATACtcaaaaaactgttttaattgaGAATAAAGCAGTGTAACATCTTTCCCTCTAAATATTTTTGCAACAAAAACCCCTCCATCCTTAAGAACATGTGTTGTAATGTTAAGTGCAGCCAGTAGGAGTTGAGATTGGATATATTCGTCAATGTCATGTAAGCCAGTCACATCAGGTGCACCATCACATACAACCAAGTCAGCCTTTGAGCCTTCAAACTCCTGAATTATTTCGTTAGCTGTCGATACTTTAGTTATATCTCCTTGAATTTGTTTAACACCTGGTAGCGCAGCCATAGCTTGTAAATCAACCGCTACAATTTTTACATCATCGACATTGTCTGTGTTTTGCCTCAATTTTTTACTCAAAACTTGGCTCCAACTACCGGGAGCAGCACATAGATCCACAGCACGTAATACAcctttaaatatatcatattcttCATTTATTTGTAGAAGTTTGAATGCACTTCGAGCTCGCCAACCCTCTTCTTTTGCTAGCCTATAATATATATCTCTTTTGTCTTTCGAAGTCTTCCCCATATCTTTTGATAGTAAGTAACGAAATTAAAGCCTTAATATTTACACTATGTATATTTCAAGGAAATAATGAGCCTGGTTATTGATAACCTGAAATACGCCacaatgttttgacttttgagttaaaagtactaatatttatttactcgtTGCTGACAAGTGACCTGTgacaagaatttaaaaaaaaaaagacatgtgGATTCTTGTGAGCGAaatggtaaaaaatatttttatttttagacgGAAGATATAAGTAGCGCCGTTTGTGCCACTGGAACTAAGCAAAAAAGGAGGGTGATTTTGAATAACTCAGCATATGTATTGTCATAGCATACTATTAAATCGCTAGCTGCAGGATCCACCGTAAAGAAATTTACTttagaaattatatataaataatttacgtTAAACTGACAATGTTAAAATTACAGATAATAGGGTAAATCAGAACATGCTTATTtcttgattataatataattatttaattactttttgaaCGTGTTGATATTTtcaaaaagattaaaaatatttggattctAAGAAATTCAGAAAAATTCTTTCTTTTCCTGATTTTTAGACAAGGGAATTAAGCAtggaaaattttgtagatttatttTCCATTAAAATTTTGGTCAAAGCAGcatgttaattaaattacattatatcCCAATAGCTACAGAGGCAAATTGTAATTTAAGCAGataatattttctaattttaaaatGCGTACCAACTTACCCTTTGCTACTCaggattttttgtaaaattgacAAATGAGTTTACGGTACGGTacacctgatgttaattgatctcccccgcccacattcttttagaacaccaaaggaatcacaggagtggtGCCgggcttttagaaaggtgtacgggCTGATTTTAAAGATGTCAAGGAAGAAAGTTCTTGAAAAACGGAACTGTAAAGGAACGCCAGACATCCTGATGGTGGAGATGTCTTAATTTGTGGTGAGTCGTGCagaagtggaattcggcggcaggaatcaggtcgtGCAGCTGTTCTGAACACTCCCAACAACGCTAAAAGATCTAGCCGGTTCCAGAGCTCTggatcctcgacaattcgagcagctatgccttgcacgcggtcaataggttcgagctgatactggggtaagTTGGAACAGAGCTGACAGCAATACAGGCAGTATGTGGTTTTCCTGCACTTTTGGAGCGCGCTACAATCTAAgtcagcttgaagtattaccgtgatctattaatgaccccccggcttcttcaaagccaatttagCTTCCTTGACACCTTCCAGAATCTGTAGACATGGTCTgacgcggtcctcaaaatctactAGAGAGTACACCCTACCTTCGAAATTGCCGAAACgttgacagcagatatcctccccaaCGAACACACACACCCAAATTATAATTCACGCCGGTGTGCGAGTGTGGGATGTAATCCGAATTAGTCTGGCCCGATCGTAGTGTAGTCATAGGATGACACCATTACTCTCCCACATCGAAAAACCCTTGTAGTCACTCACAACTCACAAAACAGTACTTTCAGTAGTTAGTTcgtaaaatttcattaaatttataatttgttgaaattattaaaacattcgaataacacTAAAATAGTTGTATGCTTGTATTTGGtaatttgtatttgtaaaaaagtatccataaactataattgtgaggtccctatgaaattattaaaacattcgaataacacTAAAATAGTTGTATGCTTGTATTTGGtaatttgtatttgtaaaaaagtATCCATAAACTATAATTGTGAGGTCCCTATTGACTGCGGCAGTAAAATCAGTGACTTTCAGCTGGTGCGAGGGCAGTCCAAAAAGGCACCCATTTTGACTttctttacaatttttatactttttaaagtcTTATTTTTTACGTTATGACCGGTTATTACGGTGACCGTGTATCGCGATTCTTCTGGACGAATAGATTATGACGTGTTTGCCTTTCGAAGGAATCAAGCTAAATTAGACACTTACAACTATGTACatgtgtaaattgtgttttttagattgttattattgttattgatttTTAAGGTGAATTTGACTTTTATGTTTTCTTTGATGGTAGCGTATATGGGTGaatttttttgaagataaaaCAAGATacacaatattgaatttaaatttcagTTCAATTAtaccgaaataaaaaagtattcgTAAGAATGAACTTAGTGAATTTTTATACCTTcgcaaataatcaaacaaatcaaaggtGAAGACGACGAAGTGGCGCGCTTCGTTGCAGAGGTCAATGTACGTTGTGTGTAGGGTACTGTTAGGTGTTagtacatataatattttatgtgtttgaaaatttcacttttgttaatttaaagtttttaattatataattattttgcgaTAGTACTGTGGACTAGTGCTTATGTGCGCAGTACTGACTTGCTGCGGCGATACACCACTGTCAACTCAGTCTGTACTCCGTCTGTGTCCCGAGGCTACACATGCTCTCGGGCGCGCGAAAGCACGTAACTTAACTAACCACCAcactacttatatttttatttattttataggtaTGCAATCCATACATCCATCCGTATAGCGCTTGAGATCACGCGCGGTCGCAACGCAGTTCAAgcaattcttattaaaattatagtttattttgtaCTCAAGTGTTACTTTTTACCTGTGAGCATACATGTGAGCAAAAGACTTACCAGTGAACATAAGAGTGAGCAAATCCAGTGTTTGAATTCACAACACAAGGAACTAAACTATTTTGCGTTAACTCAGCGAGCAAACAGGTGAAATTAATCTTTATGcacaaatttttgaaaatacaaGTTCATTCTAATATtctaataactaaaaaaatatttaaatattaccgTTTTACCAGTGCGATCAGCGACTATTTCGAAATAAAAGGGATTTGTATTGTTTCAAACCACAGTGAATAAAGTAGATAAAGTgggtatttgcatattattatttaacgtgACAAGTGCTGATGTTTGACTGATCAACCAATAGAAACATTAGTAAGAATATTTCAATCTTACTAGAATGTATGGTGTCACCGAACATTGAGTGGTCAGAGTAACTCGAGGTCTGGGGTTCGATCCTAGGGAATTTGTGCGCtaccgttttttttttctggtggatattttttttgtaatatatattctttaatctAAAATATGGATAAAAAATGCTCCGGATGCCctaatgttttaaaaatcattGCATTGCTAAATTGTTCTAAGTGTCGggataaatatgtaaaaaatatattcatattcatgTGTAAACTTTAATAGAGAGGATTATTTAGGATTAACTAAATCCTTTAAGGATTCATGGATATGCCCTCTATGCCGAAGTAAAGAACCTAAGGGAGACAACAACAATACTTCAGTTAGAACACATGCAACACTCACTCAAGAGAGTGATGAATGTTTTTCACAGAATAACATTACACTACGTTCTAAAAAATCAAACTGCAATTGTGTGTCGTCCGAGCATATACGTATATAAGACAAGAATTGCAAAGTGCGCTACTACCCCAACTGCAGGAAATAAAAGAGAAACTGAATACTTTTGAGGATTAGCTATCTTTTCTAAGTAATAAATTTGACAGTATTTCTGTCGAGAATGAGACCCTCAAAAAGAAAACCATAGAAATTCAGAAAGAACTCGACTCACTGCGGCTGTGCAATAATGATCTCTCATCTCGCTTACGGCAAGTAGATAACTGTCAAGAAATGCAAACGTAGAAATTCGGTGCTTGCCTGAACGTAAAAATGAAAATCTTCTCTGCATAATAAAACAGCTCAGTCAAACTATTAATGTCCTCGTCTCTGACAGTGAAATTATTTATGTGTCTTGGCTTGCTAAGTCAAACCCAAACAGCAACCGTCCTCGTTCGATCCTAGTTAAGCTAAATAGTCCACGCACACGAGATAACTTTCTAGCTGGAGTtgtcaaatttaataataagcgCAAGACTGATAAATTGAACGCAAGTCATTTTGGATTAGGAGAAACTAATAAACAGCCAGTCTTCGTTACGGAACACCTTACTCCTGAAAACAAACAATTGCACGGAGCTGCGAGGCAAAAAGCGAAGGAACTGGGATACAAATTTGTTTGGTTAGTGGAAAGATATTTATGAGAAAAGATgaaaatactaattatgtttttgttCGTGATATGCAGACTTTATCTCGATTAGGTTAATGTTAGTTTTGTAATAATACGCTTGGTGTTCTAGTTtgatatttatcattttaaattcaataccttaaaaatatattatcagaatgtaaGAGGTTAATACCTCTAAGTAAGTAACTAAAACTATTGATTTTTTCAAGAATGTATCTTGTTCCGACTATGATGTAATTATCTTGTCGGAAACATGGCTTATTACCGGTATTTATGACAGTGAATTATTTGATGTCAATCAATACGTAGTCTACCGGAGAGATCGCGAATCCACAGGGTTTCATAGTAAAAAGAATGGAGGAGGGGTTCTTATCGCAGTCTCTACGTCATTGCAATCGCAAAGATTAACGCATCTTGAATCCAAATGCGAAGATGTATGGGTGGAGATCAAATCGActgattgtaaaaaaaataatagtgacATGCTCGCCATCTGTGGTGTTTATCTGCCACCACCGATACAATTTCATATAATTGAAGAATTTATCAACAATTCAACTCGCAATATAGCATCCACttgtgttaataatattttaatagttggAGACTTCAATCTCGGTCCTTTGTCTTGGTCAAAAGTTCCCAATGAATGGTTCATTCTTCATGGTTCATCTTATTGCTCATTCTTTTAATAGTACACTAAACAATTTGCTCGTCGATTATAGTTCTCTCCACTCccataaacaatttaattatttaactaataacaaaaatcgaATTTTAGATCtagttttttgtaataaaacaatattagagTTATCACCATCTCTTCAACCTCTCTCGATTGTTGACCCAGCATATCCCCCTCTTAACTTCAGTCTTCCTTTTTGCTCTTATTCTATGCTTGACCATAATatactggccttcaaaagtaagtatcacacttttaaaagtgggataacgttttaagttcacaagatatactttcgaaataaaaaggactccaaagaaaatttaattttgtacataaaaactttatagtcggtaaccttgttttaagaattggctgaaaaaaaacttcaaaaacaaatccattcctttttcaaagtggacgtttccgaataacaattttaccattcacatttttctttctgttttaaatttttttcaagatcttGGTGGGtctcgatgggtcttgttttaaaaatttatgctaaaaagcacatacgagtaacatttatttatcatgcctctttcagttgaagaatgtgctaggatcatggcttttctggaactaggcatcagtatgcgtcgcactgcaagaatggtgggtgtgacggtacgaacggtccagaaggtaaagcgaaggtacgaagagactggacaccatctgaggagaccttgtaatggcagacccaggtgtaccagtgcccgagaagatcgttatattatttccactgtgttaagaaatcgccaccaaaatgcagttgaagtccagcaacagccatttcagacccggagggactacattagtgacagtacagtgagaagaagacttgctgaagcaaatttgaaaccccgaagaccagcgagtggcccaaaactcgagagacagcatcgaatagcgagactgcgatacgcccgtgaacacatgcagtgggatgaagaagaatggtcaataattttgtttgcagataagtctcgattctccctttacacttctgatggaaggcgaagtgtttacaggcgacctggtgagcgataccttcaagcctgcatctcagaaagagtccaatacggtggaggcagtgtacatgtatgggctggcatatcttcggAAGGTCGCACAGAGATAGTAgtcatagaaaatggcacccacactgggcaaagatatgctcaagagattctcaatgagtatgcagggccgtatttagcaaatatgggtgatggatcgatgctgatacatgataatgcccggccacacacggctcatatcgtacaagagtatattcaggaggtcggtaacagcgtgatggcttggccatcaagaagtcctgatctcaacccgattgaacacgcctgggatgagcttgggaggctagtcagaaatcgcagaccaccacctactaccctcagggcactaaagcaggccctggtagaagaatgagAGAATATttcccaacatcggctccgaaacatagtgttcagtatgccaaaccggctcgaagctgtaagcagagctcgaggaggcaataccagttattaaaaattaaataacatgtaatacattttagttggatttttttacactaaactaaaaatgtctactttttattgttttatcttttttatgttaaaaatgttactaatgtataattttagtttctaagaattaaagcctataaaatttgcaacaaaacgtttttaatcttaaaactctaccttctatagttaagaaaaaaaattaatttgaaaagtgtgatacttacttttgcaggcacTGGCCTGCACATTACACTggtaataacataaaattaaaatttcacaaaGCTGATTATGATAACATTATCAAAGAATTGAACAGTACCGATTgggataaaattttaaaagtttatgaCAACGTGGACTCTGTGCTATCCCGGTTTTATGATATACTTAATTTAGTTATCTCTAAGTATGTTCCAAAATATGTATCTCGATATAAACAACCGATATGGTTTTCTGCGGTTCTTAAGCATCTTATAAAAGAAAAGTATAGGTAT of the Leptidea sinapis chromosome 41, ilLepSina1.1, whole genome shotgun sequence genome contains:
- the LOC126976507 gene encoding putative tRNA (cytidine(32)/guanosine(34)-2'-O)-methyltransferase, with the translated sequence MGKTSKDKRDIYYRLAKEEGWRARSAFKLLQINEEYDIFKGVLRAVDLCAAPGSWSQVLSKKLRQNTDNVDDVKIVAVDLQAMAALPGVKQIQGDITKVSTANEIIQEFEGSKADLVVCDGAPDVTGLHDIDEYIQSQLLLAALNITTHVLKDGGVFVAKIFRGKDVTLLYSQLKQFFEYVTVSKPRSSRNSSIEAFVVCQNYTPPPGYTPTMANPLLDHKYCDFNEFTGVNRFIVPFNACGDLSAYDSDTSYPLLLEGQTTYEYKEPVQSPINPPYKEVLEMTKNLQINK